From Salinirubrum litoreum, one genomic window encodes:
- a CDS encoding isochorismatase family protein, whose product MTWPDDFDEVGDIDDSNDSTDVADHYGDREFGERVGFGDQPALLVVDLITAFTDPDSDLGADVSDVVAQTRRLLDAFREHDLPRYFTTVAFEESYGDAGRFVEKVPALRELRLGSDRVAVDDRIAPVGDERVILKKYASAFFGTDLATELTTHRVDTLVITGVTTSGCIRATAVDSLQHGYRTIVPADAVGDRAEGPHRANLFDIDAKYGDVVRTDDVVDHLTETATDLAGTAGDESDTDATDATDATDSDT is encoded by the coding sequence ATGACGTGGCCAGACGACTTCGACGAGGTCGGCGACATCGACGACTCCAACGACTCCACCGACGTCGCCGACCACTACGGCGACCGGGAGTTCGGCGAGCGCGTCGGCTTCGGTGACCAACCAGCACTGCTCGTCGTCGACCTCATAACCGCTTTCACCGATCCCGACAGCGACCTCGGGGCGGACGTGAGCGACGTCGTAGCGCAGACCCGCCGACTCCTCGACGCGTTCCGCGAGCACGACCTGCCCCGGTACTTCACCACCGTCGCGTTCGAGGAGTCCTACGGCGACGCCGGTCGATTCGTCGAGAAGGTCCCGGCTCTGCGCGAACTCCGCCTCGGGAGTGACCGCGTCGCCGTCGACGACCGCATCGCGCCGGTCGGCGACGAGCGCGTGATCCTCAAGAAGTACGCGAGTGCGTTCTTCGGCACCGACCTCGCCACGGAACTGACGACCCACCGCGTCGATACGCTCGTCATCACGGGCGTGACGACGAGTGGCTGTATCCGCGCGACGGCGGTCGACAGCCTCCAGCACGGCTACCGGACCATCGTTCCGGCCGACGCGGTCGGCGACCGGGCCGAGGGTCCCCACCGAGCCAACCTCTTCGACATCGACGCGAAGTACGGCGACGTCGTCCGAACCGACGACGTCGTCGATCACCTCACCGAGACCGCGACGGACCTCGCCGGGACTGCGGGGGACGAATCCGATACGGACGCGACTGATGCGACCGACGCGACCGACAGCGACACCTGA
- a CDS encoding hydantoinase B/oxoprolinase family protein, with amino-acid sequence MSSETPDFVGEHDIDRTTLDIVESTLANTREEMDRVVETTAISPVIREQSDQFPLIADAQGRMVMGQFGSAIDTIIENSPFEIEDLEDGDVIATNDPYMCAGAVSHTPDMLLLRPIFYDDDLVGFSSQWGNLMDVGGKTPGSMPVQARTIFEEGMRLPPVKLYKEGAFDSELLQTFAHNTRLPEHAEADIKALAAGTKTAEKRVQELCDRFGKETYVEACDAILDRTRDGMIDLIHEFVPEGERYTFEDYVDDDGMGNGPIKLHLEIYREGETVYLDWTGTDAQVPGTVNFLLNEKMFKMFTGVFLIMAFDPLLTFNDGYYDLFEVTLPEGSVVQPEYPAALGNRLPMMARQFDVLQATFSKLIDGFSVAGSYGTSPNLVYAGTDSEGNDFQMLEILYGGIPARPGGDGLDGHSWWPLFRTVPAEYQEAYYPLSIDEYSTRADTGGAGTFRGGHGITKLYTFEEDGAITFQDDRAHTYPWGVDGGKYAQPSEKRLLRTDGTEEDLPSKVENVPVAAGDKLVFSTAGGGGLGDPLERDPEQVAVEVRRGLVSESAADEEYGVVLADGSVDEEATEARRAEIRETRDELAEFDYGPLPDDEALEAQIAAERREFDSRGN; translated from the coding sequence ATGAGCAGTGAGACGCCCGACTTCGTCGGCGAGCACGACATCGACCGGACGACCCTCGACATCGTCGAGAGCACGCTGGCGAACACCCGCGAGGAGATGGACCGCGTCGTCGAGACGACGGCCATCAGCCCGGTCATCCGCGAACAGTCCGACCAGTTCCCGCTCATCGCCGACGCGCAGGGCCGGATGGTGATGGGCCAGTTCGGGTCGGCGATCGACACCATCATCGAGAACTCCCCGTTCGAGATCGAGGACCTCGAAGACGGTGACGTCATCGCGACGAACGACCCGTACATGTGTGCCGGCGCGGTGTCACACACGCCGGACATGCTCCTCTTGCGACCCATCTTCTACGACGACGACCTCGTCGGCTTCTCCAGTCAGTGGGGGAACCTGATGGACGTCGGCGGGAAGACCCCCGGCAGTATGCCCGTGCAGGCACGGACCATCTTCGAGGAGGGGATGCGCCTGCCGCCGGTCAAACTCTACAAGGAAGGCGCGTTCGACAGCGAACTCCTCCAGACGTTCGCGCACAACACGCGCCTGCCGGAACACGCCGAAGCGGACATCAAGGCACTCGCCGCCGGCACGAAGACGGCCGAGAAACGCGTGCAGGAACTCTGTGATCGCTTCGGCAAGGAGACCTACGTCGAGGCGTGTGACGCCATCCTCGACCGGACGCGGGACGGGATGATCGACCTCATCCACGAGTTCGTCCCCGAGGGCGAACGCTACACCTTCGAGGACTACGTCGACGACGACGGCATGGGCAACGGCCCGATCAAACTCCACCTCGAGATTTACCGCGAGGGCGAGACTGTGTACCTCGACTGGACGGGCACAGACGCGCAGGTGCCGGGGACGGTGAACTTCCTCCTGAACGAGAAGATGTTCAAGATGTTCACCGGCGTCTTCCTCATCATGGCGTTCGACCCGCTCCTCACGTTCAACGACGGCTACTACGACCTGTTCGAGGTCACGCTCCCTGAGGGGTCGGTCGTCCAACCGGAGTACCCGGCCGCACTCGGCAACCGCCTGCCGATGATGGCCCGCCAGTTCGACGTCCTGCAGGCGACGTTCTCGAAGCTCATCGACGGCTTCTCGGTCGCCGGGAGCTACGGCACCTCGCCCAATCTGGTGTACGCCGGCACCGACTCGGAGGGGAACGACTTCCAGATGCTGGAGATCCTCTACGGGGGGATTCCGGCCCGGCCCGGCGGCGACGGTCTCGACGGCCACTCGTGGTGGCCGCTGTTCCGGACGGTCCCGGCCGAGTACCAGGAGGCGTACTACCCGCTGAGCATCGACGAGTACAGCACGCGAGCCGACACGGGCGGGGCGGGGACGTTCCGTGGCGGCCACGGCATCACGAAGCTCTACACCTTCGAGGAGGACGGCGCGATCACCTTCCAGGACGACCGCGCGCACACCTACCCGTGGGGCGTCGACGGCGGGAAATACGCCCAGCCGAGCGAGAAGCGACTGCTCCGGACCGACGGCACCGAGGAGGATCTGCCCTCGAAAGTCGAGAACGTCCCGGTCGCGGCGGGCGACAAACTCGTCTTCAGCACCGCCGGCGGCGGCGGACTCGGCGACCCACTCGAACGCGATCCGGAGCAGGTCGCGGTCGAAGTGCGTCGTGGACTCGTCTCCGAGTCGGCCGCCGACGAGGAGTACGGCGTCGTCCTCGCGGACGGTAGTGTGGACGAGGAAGCGACCGAGGCTCGGCGCGCGGAGATCCGCGAGACGCGAGACGAACTCGCCGAGTTCGACTACGGGCCGCTTCCGGACGACGAGGCCCTCGAAGCACAGATCGCGGCCGAACGCCGCGAGTTCGACAGTCGGGGGAACTGA
- a CDS encoding ABC transporter permease — protein MTAGHTVLPAVAGSVSVGISSLPAVVDLPFRDGYVSSIIFVSLYVSLVAVTLSTLVSVPIALLTGFTDFPGKRLVKSIINTGMGFPSVVVGLLVLFAVSNQGPLGSLELIFTREAMIMSQFVLATPPITAITLAAITGVGDDVRDAARVLGGTRLDVALVVIKEARYGIATAILAGFGRAISEVGSVLIVGGNITSSDGVSKTRTLTTAIQLEARQGQYETAMVLGAVLVGLVLTVNAIVVRLGDTGAMNR, from the coding sequence ATGACGGCCGGGCACACTGTGCTCCCGGCAGTCGCCGGATCGGTGTCGGTCGGCATCAGTTCGCTCCCGGCCGTCGTCGACCTCCCCTTCAGAGACGGCTACGTCTCCAGTATCATCTTCGTCTCACTGTACGTGAGTCTCGTCGCCGTGACGCTGAGCACGCTCGTCAGCGTCCCCATCGCCCTGCTCACCGGGTTCACCGACTTCCCCGGCAAGCGACTCGTGAAGTCGATCATCAACACCGGGATGGGGTTCCCGAGCGTCGTCGTCGGCCTGCTGGTCCTCTTTGCGGTCTCGAATCAGGGACCGCTCGGCTCCTTGGAGCTGATCTTCACCAGAGAGGCGATGATCATGTCGCAGTTCGTCCTCGCCACGCCGCCGATCACAGCGATCACGCTCGCGGCGATCACCGGCGTCGGCGACGACGTACGGGACGCCGCCCGGGTCCTCGGCGGGACGCGACTCGACGTGGCACTGGTCGTCATCAAGGAGGCACGCTACGGCATCGCCACGGCGATCCTCGCCGGTTTCGGCCGGGCGATCAGCGAGGTCGGGTCGGTCCTGATCGTCGGGGGCAACATCACGAGTTCCGACGGTGTCTCGAAGACCCGGACGCTGACGACGGCGATCCAACTCGAAGCCCGCCAGGGTCAGTACGAGACCGCGATGGTCCTCGGGGCGGTGCTGGTCGGTCTCGTCTTGACCGTCAACGCCATCGTCGTCAGACTCGGCGACACGGGGGCGATGAACCGATGA
- a CDS encoding YIP1 family protein has translation MPPQTPLLRPGRYFRERELHPGRVFLAVCLVLFGALGLVYGVGHVLASHVDGTVLVDNPERPPETFCEGTVDPPGFDDDACDAPQQVERNVDRIIERAIGEIAGIVFVGMALVVVGLTLVVHTGSWLAGGSNGLGASFAVTVWGLTPIVLTVPVSLVALSIVLDPVTVSTASEPTSVFAKMEAQIRSFGWIGTVSSVVSGLWSAVIWKFGLEHRRDLTGAEATTVAGATALLLVLGGAI, from the coding sequence GTGCCCCCGCAGACGCCCCTCCTCCGACCTGGGAGATACTTCCGAGAGCGCGAGTTGCACCCCGGTCGCGTGTTCCTCGCCGTCTGTCTCGTCCTGTTCGGCGCGCTCGGACTGGTCTACGGCGTCGGCCACGTCCTCGCGTCTCACGTCGACGGAACGGTGCTGGTGGACAACCCGGAACGTCCGCCGGAGACGTTCTGTGAGGGGACCGTGGACCCACCGGGTTTCGACGACGACGCGTGTGACGCCCCACAACAGGTCGAACGGAACGTCGACCGGATCATCGAGCGGGCGATCGGAGAGATCGCCGGCATCGTGTTCGTCGGGATGGCTCTCGTCGTCGTCGGTCTCACGCTCGTCGTTCACACGGGGTCGTGGCTCGCAGGCGGATCGAACGGTCTCGGTGCGTCGTTCGCGGTCACCGTCTGGGGGCTGACCCCGATCGTGTTGACCGTCCCCGTCTCACTGGTCGCGCTGTCGATAGTGCTCGATCCCGTGACCGTCTCCACGGCGAGCGAACCGACCAGCGTGTTCGCCAAGATGGAGGCGCAGATCCGCTCGTTCGGCTGGATCGGGACGGTCTCCTCGGTCGTGAGCGGACTGTGGAGCGCGGTCATCTGGAAGTTCGGTCTCGAGCATCGACGTGACCTGACCGGGGCTGAGGCGACGACCGTCGCGGGGGCCACGGCACTTTTGCTGGTCCTCGGCGGGGCGATCTGA
- a CDS encoding phosphate ABC transporter ATP-binding protein: MIELDAVSYSYGDDSVVENLSLSVEPGEVVGIIGPSGVGKTTVLRLLALRLRPSAGEVRLDGQSVWDTDERTRLSLRRQVGMVAQEASLFDATVARNVEYGLHVRKEWDERLRDRLAALVSSNGTPEAVHDALDLVELREKLDQPARSLSGGEAQRVSFARAVAYEPSHLLLDEPTSDLDPRNTGLIEDAIRDARARGIGVVVATHDMHQAERIADRVAVLLGDGFTEVGPTERVFESPTDERTRRFIDGELVY; this comes from the coding sequence ATGATCGAACTCGACGCGGTCTCGTACAGCTACGGCGACGACTCCGTCGTCGAGAACCTCTCGCTGTCGGTCGAACCGGGCGAGGTCGTCGGCATCATCGGCCCCTCCGGCGTCGGCAAGACGACCGTCCTGCGACTGCTCGCCCTCCGCCTCCGGCCGAGCGCCGGCGAGGTACGACTCGACGGCCAGTCGGTGTGGGACACGGACGAGCGCACTCGGTTGTCGCTCCGCCGGCAGGTCGGCATGGTCGCACAGGAGGCGAGTCTGTTCGACGCCACGGTCGCCAGAAACGTCGAGTACGGCCTCCACGTCCGCAAGGAGTGGGACGAACGCCTCCGCGACCGACTGGCCGCGCTCGTCAGTTCCAACGGGACGCCCGAGGCGGTCCACGACGCCCTCGACCTGGTGGAGTTGCGCGAGAAGCTCGACCAGCCAGCCCGGTCGCTCTCGGGTGGGGAGGCCCAGCGCGTCTCCTTTGCACGGGCGGTCGCGTACGAACCGAGTCACCTCCTGCTCGACGAACCGACCTCCGACCTCGACCCCCGGAACACCGGGCTGATCGAAGACGCCATCCGCGACGCGAGAGCGCGCGGCATCGGTGTCGTCGTCGCGACCCACGACATGCACCAGGCGGAGCGCATCGCAGACCGGGTCGCGGTCCTCCTCGGGGACGGCTTCACCGAGGTCGGTCCCACCGAGCGAGTCTTCGAGTCACCGACCGACGAGCGGACACGCCGGTTCATCGACGGTGAACTGGTGTACTGA
- a CDS encoding helix-turn-helix domain-containing protein — MFTATIHFNQHRECILRDLTADVDGPVPIEIEEVRNGSVTFVLRAGEHADAFQTALEAAEHVEYVARLDDVNLLVTKPSCGAYSAIYRNHGTLRRSNTVRGRHREYNVLVFRRDDLKAIIDDLEGFGTVTLGKLETFTETTESPLTDRQREVVVEALARGYYEWPRRINNEDLAEELGISRATLHEHLRRAEKKLLTMGLTDESPLPAQTRPDLGVSHLPDGGPG, encoded by the coding sequence ATGTTCACTGCCACGATCCACTTCAACCAGCACCGGGAGTGCATCCTCAGAGACCTCACGGCCGACGTCGACGGGCCCGTGCCGATCGAGATCGAGGAGGTCCGAAACGGCTCCGTGACGTTCGTCCTCCGGGCCGGCGAGCACGCCGATGCGTTCCAGACGGCTCTCGAAGCCGCCGAGCACGTCGAGTACGTCGCCCGACTCGACGACGTGAACCTGCTCGTCACCAAGCCCTCGTGTGGTGCCTACTCGGCCATCTACCGGAACCACGGGACGCTCCGCCGCTCGAACACGGTTCGCGGTCGTCACCGCGAGTACAACGTCCTCGTCTTTCGCCGCGACGACCTGAAGGCCATCATCGACGACCTCGAAGGGTTCGGCACCGTCACACTCGGGAAACTGGAGACGTTCACCGAGACGACCGAGTCGCCGCTCACCGACCGCCAGCGAGAGGTGGTCGTCGAGGCGCTGGCACGCGGCTACTACGAGTGGCCGCGACGGATCAACAACGAGGACCTCGCCGAGGAACTGGGGATCAGTCGGGCGACGCTCCACGAACACCTCCGACGGGCCGAGAAGAAACTGCTGACGATGGGGTTGACCGACGAGTCACCACTGCCGGCTCAGACGCGTCCCGACTTGGGGGTGTCACACCTGCCCGATGGCGGTCCCGGCTGA
- a CDS encoding substrate-binding domain-containing protein, whose protein sequence is MSIQRRRFLQALSVGAVASIAGCQAPGQTSADGAGVAGETLTLTTTTSTYDTGLLDAIHPQFEEMYGVTVDAVAQGTGAALESARNGDSDVVMVHARGLEDEFMRNGYGINRRNLMFNDFVIVGPESDPAGIQGMDSATDALTAIADAQATFVSRGDNSGTHTKELNLWEAAGTDPGGDWYQETGTGMGEALNIANQQGAYTLSDRGTFISQRSEIDLTILVQGPIEGGPEILANPYGIMAVNPGVHDNANYDLAMAYIGWITSPQAQEAIAEYQVNDEQLFFPEAVSEDPNFQQYVPEGWSSDDSEE, encoded by the coding sequence ATGTCGATACAACGCAGACGGTTCCTGCAGGCGCTCAGCGTCGGCGCGGTCGCGAGCATCGCCGGGTGTCAGGCACCCGGACAGACGAGTGCAGACGGGGCGGGCGTCGCCGGCGAGACGCTGACGCTCACGACGACGACGAGCACCTACGACACGGGACTGCTCGACGCGATCCACCCGCAGTTCGAGGAGATGTACGGCGTGACCGTCGACGCGGTCGCACAGGGCACCGGTGCGGCACTGGAGTCCGCCCGGAACGGCGACTCGGACGTGGTGATGGTCCACGCACGCGGCCTCGAAGACGAGTTCATGCGCAACGGCTACGGCATCAACCGCCGGAATCTCATGTTCAACGACTTCGTCATCGTCGGTCCCGAGAGCGACCCGGCCGGGATCCAGGGGATGGACTCGGCGACCGACGCCCTGACGGCCATCGCCGACGCGCAGGCGACGTTCGTCTCTCGGGGCGACAACTCCGGGACGCACACGAAGGAACTCAACCTCTGGGAGGCCGCCGGCACCGATCCCGGCGGCGACTGGTACCAGGAGACCGGGACCGGGATGGGCGAGGCGCTCAACATCGCTAACCAGCAGGGAGCATACACCCTCTCGGACCGCGGAACGTTCATCTCTCAGCGCTCGGAGATCGACCTGACGATCCTCGTGCAGGGGCCGATCGAGGGCGGGCCGGAGATCCTGGCGAACCCCTACGGGATCATGGCAGTGAACCCCGGCGTCCACGACAACGCCAACTACGATCTGGCGATGGCGTACATCGGCTGGATCACCAGCCCACAGGCCCAAGAAGCCATCGCGGAGTACCAGGTGAACGACGAGCAGTTGTTCTTCCCCGAGGCCGTCTCCGAGGATCCGAACTTCCAACAGTACGTGCCGGAAGGCTGGAGTAGCGACGACTCCGAGGAGTGA
- a CDS encoding TRAM domain-containing protein has protein sequence MQSSTPLCLFTGRVEKQNGEYVLTIPDQEIELGTLQRGDTYRIGVHPSESVPPATGDRQHEPTARRVEETDEDRQPSKPAQRGDTPQTGANAGRSHSPTESHSDQPPVTEGETLEVEIESMGEKGDGLARVGPGYVVFVSDTDVGQQPLVRITAVRENVAFAEVVHE, from the coding sequence ATGCAGTCATCCACACCGCTGTGCCTGTTCACCGGACGCGTCGAGAAGCAGAACGGCGAGTACGTCCTCACGATTCCCGACCAAGAGATCGAACTCGGCACGCTCCAGCGCGGAGACACCTACCGGATCGGTGTCCACCCGAGCGAGTCGGTCCCGCCTGCCACCGGTGATCGCCAGCACGAACCGACAGCACGGCGTGTCGAAGAGACCGACGAGGATCGGCAGCCCTCGAAGCCCGCCCAGCGCGGTGATACGCCACAGACGGGAGCGAACGCTGGTCGGTCACACTCCCCGACCGAGTCACACTCGGACCAGCCACCGGTCACGGAAGGGGAGACACTCGAAGTCGAGATCGAGAGTATGGGCGAGAAGGGCGACGGCCTGGCCAGAGTCGGCCCGGGGTACGTCGTGTTCGTCTCGGATACCGACGTCGGCCAGCAACCGCTCGTTCGGATCACCGCCGTCCGCGAGAACGTCGCGTTCGCCGAAGTCGTCCACGAGTAG
- a CDS encoding isocitrate lyase/PEP mutase family protein: protein MTTTGETLRDRLAEDELLVCPGVHDPLTAAVADSVGFDAIYMTGYGTSLSKVGYPDAGFITMPEMIENASTIQERIGVPLIADADNGYGNATNVVRTVREYIKAGVGAIHIEDQTFPKRCGHTKGRQVVPKAEAVGKIEAAADVRDERDDSFVVIARSDARGTGGGSLAEAIDRVNAYLDAGADVGFVEGPTDPAELQRVGREVDGPVLYNFVGDLGTSPYVAMEDLDAWGFDLVLFPILSTLSTIASVHADMQAFADDPGAAMRGVDDAFDAQSLGSLHDFSGFPEVVEWEEQYLPAEDREKYEGSLGDELGEE from the coding sequence ATGACTACCACAGGGGAGACACTCCGCGATCGACTCGCCGAGGACGAACTGCTCGTCTGCCCCGGCGTCCACGACCCGCTCACCGCCGCCGTGGCCGACTCGGTCGGCTTCGACGCGATCTACATGACCGGATACGGCACGTCGCTCTCGAAGGTCGGCTACCCCGACGCCGGCTTCATCACGATGCCGGAGATGATCGAGAACGCGAGCACCATCCAGGAGCGAATCGGCGTCCCGCTCATCGCGGACGCCGACAACGGCTACGGCAACGCGACGAACGTCGTCCGGACCGTCCGCGAGTACATCAAAGCCGGCGTCGGGGCGATCCACATCGAAGACCAGACCTTCCCGAAACGCTGTGGCCACACGAAGGGGCGGCAGGTCGTTCCGAAAGCCGAAGCGGTCGGCAAGATCGAAGCCGCCGCCGACGTCCGCGACGAGCGCGACGATTCGTTCGTCGTCATCGCCCGGAGCGACGCCCGTGGCACGGGTGGCGGCTCACTCGCGGAGGCTATCGACCGAGTGAACGCCTATCTCGACGCCGGTGCGGACGTCGGGTTCGTGGAGGGGCCGACCGATCCCGCGGAGTTACAGCGCGTCGGCCGGGAAGTGGACGGGCCCGTGCTCTACAACTTCGTCGGCGACCTCGGGACCTCGCCGTACGTCGCCATGGAGGATCTCGACGCGTGGGGGTTCGACCTCGTGTTGTTCCCCATCCTCTCGACGTTGTCGACCATCGCGTCGGTCCACGCCGACATGCAGGCGTTCGCGGACGATCCGGGTGCGGCGATGCGCGGGGTGGACGACGCCTTCGACGCCCAGTCACTCGGGAGTCTCCACGACTTCTCCGGTTTCCCCGAGGTCGTCGAGTGGGAGGAGCAGTATCTGCCTGCCGAGGATCGGGAGAAGTACGAGGGGTCGCTCGGCGACGAACTCGGCGAGGAGTAG
- a CDS encoding hydantoinase/oxoprolinase family protein yields the protein MTYNLGVDVGGTFTDVIVFDEETHELTIDKVLSTPANPSEGVLRGIEEATTKADTSVGELDLLFHGTTVVTNMLLEETGSRVGLITSAGHEDILHLARAWTPGPLYGWIGMEKPDPLADLVDTRGVAGKINSPAGEETEPLDESAVRSAVQELHASGVEAVTVALLNSYLDSAHEERVREIIEAEAPDLPVSISSEIVPEYGEYERTLTTVINDYARPQVIQYLDDLDVSLEEAGSTATMNVVRSDGGLMSSTAAKRRPVELALSGPSGGVVGAATIAAKKGVPDVLTLDMGGTSTDVSLVEGGTPGTTRQTKVGYREFKSRSVDVNTVGAGGGSIARVQLSGALQVGPESAGADPGPACYGQGGEEPTVTDANVVLGRIPPMVQLGGKMDLDHEAAREAVAGIAEQRDSSIEEAAQAILDIVNENMYGALRVVSVERGYDPRDFGLVAFGGAGPMHANALVDVMGADPLIVPPGPGVMSAFGFLTSDVQNEFSETYLETDEDVDGTDVEAEFRTLQADAADWLDSEGVAADDHRFEYYADCRYFRQDIQMSIPVDVDNLRRDGGLAEIKDDFEARHDQQFGFSLDAPLEIATIRVIGKGEIEGVSIEASEPGDSDPSGAQVATNEVYFDGSYHETPIYDRTELVAGNEITGPAIVVENDSTVVVQPAYTATVDPYGNLEITRGDDR from the coding sequence ATGACATACAACTTGGGTGTGGACGTCGGCGGGACCTTCACCGACGTGATCGTGTTCGACGAGGAGACACACGAACTCACGATCGACAAGGTCCTCTCGACGCCCGCGAATCCATCGGAGGGCGTCCTGCGAGGTATCGAAGAGGCGACGACGAAAGCCGACACGTCGGTCGGCGAACTCGACTTGCTGTTTCACGGCACGACGGTCGTGACGAACATGTTGCTCGAGGAGACCGGCTCTCGGGTGGGTCTCATCACGAGTGCCGGCCACGAGGACATCCTCCACCTGGCACGTGCCTGGACGCCCGGCCCGCTGTACGGGTGGATCGGGATGGAGAAGCCCGACCCCCTCGCTGATCTCGTCGACACGCGCGGCGTGGCAGGGAAGATCAACTCGCCGGCAGGCGAGGAGACCGAGCCACTCGACGAATCTGCGGTCCGATCTGCCGTACAGGAACTGCACGCGTCCGGCGTCGAGGCCGTCACGGTCGCACTGCTCAACTCGTATCTCGACTCGGCACACGAAGAGCGCGTCCGCGAGATCATCGAAGCCGAAGCGCCCGACCTCCCGGTGTCGATCTCCTCGGAGATCGTCCCGGAGTACGGCGAGTACGAGCGGACCCTGACGACGGTCATCAACGACTACGCCCGGCCGCAGGTCATCCAGTATCTCGACGACCTCGACGTGTCGCTCGAGGAGGCGGGGTCGACCGCGACGATGAACGTCGTCCGGTCGGACGGCGGACTGATGAGTTCGACGGCTGCGAAACGTCGACCGGTCGAACTCGCACTCTCCGGCCCGAGCGGTGGCGTCGTCGGCGCGGCGACGATCGCCGCGAAAAAAGGCGTTCCCGACGTGCTGACCCTCGACATGGGCGGCACGTCGACGGACGTCTCGCTGGTCGAAGGTGGCACACCGGGGACCACCCGACAGACGAAGGTCGGCTATCGGGAGTTCAAGTCCCGGTCGGTCGACGTGAACACGGTCGGTGCAGGCGGTGGCTCCATCGCCCGCGTCCAACTCAGCGGTGCCTTACAGGTCGGCCCCGAGAGCGCCGGTGCGGACCCCGGCCCGGCCTGCTACGGCCAGGGTGGCGAGGAACCGACCGTCACGGACGCGAACGTCGTGCTCGGTCGCATCCCGCCGATGGTCCAACTCGGCGGGAAGATGGATCTCGACCACGAGGCGGCCCGCGAGGCGGTCGCCGGCATCGCCGAGCAACGGGACAGTTCCATCGAGGAGGCCGCACAGGCGATCCTCGACATCGTCAACGAGAACATGTACGGCGCGCTCAGGGTCGTCTCGGTCGAACGCGGCTACGACCCCCGCGACTTCGGACTCGTCGCCTTCGGCGGCGCTGGCCCGATGCACGCGAACGCCCTCGTGGACGTGATGGGTGCAGACCCGCTGATCGTGCCACCGGGACCGGGCGTCATGTCCGCGTTCGGTTTCCTCACCTCAGACGTGCAAAACGAGTTCTCCGAGACCTACCTCGAGACGGACGAAGACGTCGACGGCACGGACGTCGAGGCAGAGTTCCGAACACTCCAAGCGGACGCGGCAGACTGGCTCGACTCCGAAGGCGTCGCCGCAGACGACCACCGCTTCGAGTACTACGCCGACTGTCGCTACTTCCGCCAGGACATCCAGATGTCGATCCCGGTGGACGTCGACAACCTACGGCGCGACGGCGGACTCGCCGAGATCAAAGACGACTTCGAGGCCAGACACGACCAGCAGTTCGGCTTCTCGCTCGACGCCCCGCTGGAGATCGCCACCATCCGCGTCATCGGCAAGGGCGAGATCGAGGGCGTCTCCATCGAGGCGAGCGAACCGGGCGACAGCGATCCGAGCGGCGCGCAGGTGGCGACGAACGAGGTGTACTTCGATGGGAGCTATCACGAGACGCCGATCTACGACCGAACCGAACTGGTGGCAGGCAACGAGATCACCGGCCCGGCGATCGTCGTCGAGAACGACTCGACGGTCGTCGTGCAGCCGGCCTACACGGCGACGGTCGATCCGTACGGCAACCTGGAGATCACCCGAGGTGACGACCGATGA
- a CDS encoding ribonuclease HI family protein has product MTGEPLPGEHLTPLAALVEEVLAAVGYEMETATDRIDEAMPDYGGLFAPTTTPAELRDALERLRGSDIGRPPVAEPTGDSFVLYVDGSSRGNPGPAGAGAVILDASENDLARLGRPVGSQTGNNTAEYGALHLGLSELLARYEPQTLEVRIDSMTVIRDVWGGTEPTEPGVEPYSEAIAAALSTIPDHRYTHLADHEPNPADALATVGADIAALGP; this is encoded by the coding sequence GTGACCGGCGAACCGCTTCCGGGTGAACACCTCACGCCGCTCGCCGCACTCGTCGAGGAGGTACTCGCCGCCGTAGGGTACGAGATGGAGACCGCCACCGACCGCATCGACGAGGCCATGCCCGACTACGGCGGCCTGTTCGCCCCGACGACCACCCCTGCCGAACTGCGAGACGCACTCGAACGGCTCCGTGGATCGGACATCGGCCGGCCCCCAGTGGCCGAGCCGACGGGGGACTCGTTCGTCCTCTACGTCGACGGAAGTTCACGCGGGAATCCCGGCCCAGCAGGTGCCGGAGCCGTTATCCTGGATGCGTCCGAAAACGACCTCGCCAGACTCGGTCGGCCCGTCGGCTCGCAGACGGGGAACAACACCGCCGAGTACGGTGCGCTCCACCTCGGCCTCTCGGAACTGCTCGCGCGCTACGAGCCACAGACACTGGAAGTGCGGATCGACTCGATGACCGTGATCCGGGACGTGTGGGGCGGCACCGAGCCGACCGAACCCGGCGTCGAACCGTACAGCGAGGCCATCGCGGCGGCACTGTCGACGATTCCCGACCACCGGTACACACACCTCGCCGACCACGAGCCGAATCCCGCAGACGCGCTGGCGACGGTCGGCGCGGACATCGCGGCGCTGGGGCCCTGA